Proteins co-encoded in one Nitrospiraceae bacterium genomic window:
- a CDS encoding sigma-54-dependent Fis family transcriptional regulator, translating into MKGFRVLIVDDEPLMRLSMVDALEGIGCEVTAAATGTEGLHVLATRPFDLVITDLRLPGADGLTVLKTSKERSPTTEVIVITAHGSVDTAVGAMKLGAYDYVTKPFQMDELLLVVERAGKILGLRRENLDLKETLEERFSFGGILGRNNYMRALLEKIKLVAATDSTVLIIGESGTGKELVANALHQNSPRRDQPLIKVSCAALPETLLEAELFGHEKGAFTGALRQRRGRFELAHRGTLFLDEIGEISPVVQVKLLRVLQERQFERVGGNETIESDVRVVCATQKDLRKEVAHGRFREDLYYRLNVVQIIVPPLRERREDALLIAEHVLQTRSTKLCKSLKGFAQPSRELLLKYSFPGNVRELENMVERAVALGREGESVQPWDLCGFQSCPYLGGAPQESCGFCSEGLAIGTKRPAEGVTSTLAAAREQFERDFILEVLKKVDGSRTNAAHLLGLSRKALWEKCKRYGIASAREEADDDDGS; encoded by the coding sequence GTGAAAGGGTTTCGGGTGTTGATCGTCGATGATGAGCCGCTTATGCGGCTCTCTATGGTGGACGCCCTCGAAGGGATTGGGTGCGAGGTGACGGCCGCCGCGACGGGGACGGAAGGCCTGCATGTATTGGCTACGCGTCCGTTTGATCTCGTCATCACCGATTTGCGTTTGCCCGGGGCCGACGGGTTGACGGTCCTCAAGACCAGCAAGGAACGGTCTCCCACGACCGAGGTGATCGTGATTACGGCGCATGGCTCGGTCGATACGGCCGTGGGGGCGATGAAGCTCGGCGCCTATGACTACGTGACGAAGCCCTTTCAGATGGATGAACTGCTGCTAGTGGTCGAACGTGCGGGCAAGATCCTGGGCCTGCGCCGGGAAAACTTGGATCTCAAGGAGACGCTGGAAGAACGATTCAGCTTCGGAGGAATTCTCGGGCGCAATAACTACATGCGGGCGTTGCTCGAGAAGATAAAGCTCGTAGCTGCCACCGATTCGACGGTCTTGATCATCGGTGAGAGCGGCACGGGGAAGGAATTGGTGGCCAATGCTCTGCACCAGAACAGCCCTCGTCGAGATCAGCCGCTCATCAAAGTGAGCTGTGCCGCATTGCCGGAAACCTTGTTGGAAGCCGAATTGTTTGGACATGAGAAGGGTGCCTTCACCGGCGCGCTTCGCCAGCGGCGCGGCCGGTTCGAGTTGGCTCATCGCGGCACGTTGTTCCTGGATGAGATCGGTGAAATTTCTCCCGTGGTCCAAGTCAAACTGTTGCGCGTGCTACAGGAGCGCCAGTTCGAACGAGTCGGGGGAAATGAGACGATTGAAAGCGACGTGCGCGTGGTCTGTGCGACGCAGAAAGATCTCCGTAAAGAAGTGGCGCACGGCCGGTTTCGAGAAGATTTGTACTATCGGCTCAATGTCGTCCAAATCATCGTGCCGCCGTTGCGGGAACGCCGAGAAGACGCGCTGCTGATTGCCGAGCATGTGTTGCAAACGCGTTCGACGAAGCTCTGTAAGAGTCTCAAGGGATTTGCGCAACCCAGCCGGGAATTGCTCCTGAAATACTCGTTTCCCGGCAACGTGCGTGAATTGGAGAACATGGTGGAGCGCGCCGTGGCGCTCGGGCGCGAGGGGGAGTCGGTGCAGCCCTGGGACCTGTGCGGATTTCAGTCCTGTCCGTATCTCGGAGGGGCGCCGCAGGAATCCTGCGGGTTCTGTAGCGAGGGACTGGCCATTGGCACGAAGCGCCCGGCAGAGGGCGTGACCTCGACGCTCGCGGCCGCCCGCGAACAATTTGAGCGGGACTTCATCCTGGAGGTGCTGAAAAAGGTTGATGGGAGCCGCACCAACGCCGCCCATCTCCTGGGGCTGTCGCGAAAGGCTTTGTGGGAGAAGTGCAAACGCTACGGCATCGCATCCGCAAGGGAGGAAGCCGACGATGACGACGGCTCGTGA